Proteins encoded in a region of the Pseudomonas shahriarae genome:
- the lysM gene encoding peptidoglycan-binding protein LysM: MSLFSFIKEAGEKIVDLLTPGNANASEQLKDHVAKVGLGNPNVQTTVEGDKVTVTGEVATQEEKEKILLALGNIAGVATVDDQITVSGPVVAAARFVVVKKGDTLSAISLSVYGNANLYNKIFEANKPMLSHPDKIYPGQTLRIPE, encoded by the coding sequence ATGAGTCTTTTTAGCTTTATCAAAGAAGCCGGCGAGAAAATCGTTGATCTGTTGACGCCGGGTAATGCAAACGCGAGTGAGCAGTTGAAGGATCACGTTGCCAAGGTCGGCCTGGGTAACCCGAATGTGCAGACCACCGTGGAGGGCGACAAGGTGACAGTGACCGGTGAAGTCGCCACCCAGGAGGAGAAAGAGAAGATTCTGCTGGCGCTGGGCAACATTGCCGGCGTGGCGACCGTGGATGACCAGATCACTGTGTCGGGCCCTGTTGTTGCGGCTGCCCGTTTTGTCGTGGTGAAAAAGGGCGACACCCTCAGCGCGATTTCCCTGTCGGTCTACGGCAATGCCAATCTGTACAACAAAATCTTCGAGGCCAACAAGCCGATGTTGTCGCACCCGGACAAAATCTACCCAGGGCAGACGCTGCGTATTCCTGAGTAA
- the fdhD gene encoding formate dehydrogenase accessory sulfurtransferase FdhD: protein MNAQRPACAAPALTTPAPAASQSYQYCSLDHTESASTALAEEVALAIAYNDISQAVMLVTPTDLEDFIVGFSLGSGIISDISDIYDLQLSGAGSAQYAQVQICSRAFWNLKQQRRQLAGTSGCGLCGVEAVEQALPDLQVLPGAPLPPAAWLEGLRQRISAFQPLGQYSGAVHAAVFMNNQGELLLGREDIGRHNALDKLIGALVRQRIPTEGGVAIVTSRCSLELIQKVLRAGIQTLVSLSSPTGLALQWARRHNLNLIHLPQKSAPRVYSPAMEYQP from the coding sequence ATGAACGCCCAGCGCCCTGCGTGCGCGGCGCCTGCCCTGACAACGCCCGCGCCTGCCGCCAGCCAGAGTTATCAATATTGCAGCCTCGACCACACGGAATCGGCCAGCACCGCGCTGGCCGAGGAAGTTGCGTTGGCGATTGCCTACAACGACATCAGCCAGGCCGTGATGCTGGTGACGCCCACCGATCTTGAAGACTTTATCGTCGGCTTCAGCCTGGGCAGCGGCATCATCAGCGACATCAGCGATATCTATGACCTGCAACTGAGCGGCGCAGGCTCGGCCCAGTACGCCCAGGTGCAGATCTGCAGCCGCGCCTTCTGGAACCTCAAGCAACAGCGCCGGCAACTGGCCGGCACCAGCGGCTGCGGCCTGTGTGGCGTGGAAGCCGTAGAGCAGGCGTTGCCGGACCTGCAGGTTTTGCCGGGCGCACCACTGCCGCCTGCCGCCTGGCTCGAGGGTTTGCGCCAGCGTATCAGCGCCTTCCAGCCGTTGGGCCAATACAGTGGCGCGGTGCATGCAGCGGTGTTCATGAATAACCAGGGCGAACTGCTGCTGGGCCGCGAAGATATCGGCCGGCATAACGCCCTCGACAAACTGATCGGCGCCCTGGTGCGCCAGCGCATCCCGACCGAAGGCGGCGTGGCGATTGTCACCAGCCGTTGCAGCCTCGAATTGATCCAGAAAGTCCTGCGCGCGGGCATCCAGACCCTGGTCAGCCTGTCGTCACCCACCGGCCTGGCCCTGCAATGGGCGCGCCGGCACAACCTCAATCTTATCCACCTGCCGCAAAAAAGCGCGCCGCGGGTCTACAGCCCTGCGATGGAGTACCAGCCATGA
- the yrfG gene encoding GMP/IMP nucleotidase, which translates to MPPLPWSDIDTVLLDMDGTLLDLHFDNHFWMEHLPRRYAELHGVSLALAEMELQPLFERNAGQLQWYCLDFWSTELKIPVRELKLETAHLIALRPDADTFLAAIKQAGKRVILITNAHRDSLSLKLERIELAPYFERLISSHDYGFAKENPQFWDALQADIDFDPARSLFIDDTLPILRSARDFGVGHLLAVKEPDSRKGPKDTAEFDAVGDYRELISGL; encoded by the coding sequence ATGCCGCCACTGCCCTGGTCCGATATCGACACCGTCCTGCTGGACATGGACGGCACCCTGCTTGACCTGCATTTCGACAACCACTTCTGGATGGAACACCTGCCCCGGCGCTATGCCGAACTGCACGGTGTGAGCCTTGCCCTGGCGGAGATGGAGTTGCAGCCGCTGTTCGAGCGTAACGCCGGCCAGTTGCAATGGTATTGCCTGGATTTCTGGAGCACCGAACTGAAGATCCCGGTGCGCGAACTCAAGCTGGAAACCGCCCATTTGATCGCCCTGCGGCCGGACGCCGATACCTTTCTGGCGGCCATCAAGCAGGCCGGCAAGCGCGTGATCCTGATCACCAACGCCCACCGCGATTCGCTGTCGTTGAAGTTGGAACGCATTGAGTTGGCGCCGTATTTCGAGCGGCTGATCAGCTCTCACGACTATGGTTTTGCCAAGGAAAACCCGCAGTTCTGGGACGCCCTGCAAGCGGACATCGACTTCGACCCGGCGCGCAGCCTGTTTATCGACGACACTCTGCCGATCCTACGCAGTGCGCGGGATTTTGGCGTGGGGCATTTGCTGGCGGTGAAAGAGCCGGACAGCCGCAAAGGGCCGAAGGATACGGCGGAGTTTGATGCAGTCGGGGATTACCGGGAATTGATCAGCGGGCTCTAA
- a CDS encoding acyl-CoA thioesterase has protein sequence MPDSMPQRADYRHFQPIITRWHDNDVYGHVNNVTYYSFFDTAVNTYLIEQGGLDIHDGEVVGFVVSSACDYFASIAFPDRIEIGLRVGKLGNSSVQYELAVFKAGEDEACAAGRFVHVFVDRATNQPVTIPQVLREALQHLAV, from the coding sequence ATGCCTGACTCAATGCCGCAGCGTGCCGATTACCGTCACTTCCAGCCGATCATTACGCGCTGGCACGACAATGATGTGTACGGCCATGTGAATAACGTCACCTACTACAGCTTCTTCGACACAGCAGTGAACACGTACCTGATTGAACAGGGCGGGCTGGATATCCATGACGGCGAAGTGGTGGGGTTTGTGGTGAGTTCGGCGTGCGACTACTTCGCCTCGATTGCTTTCCCCGACCGTATCGAGATTGGCCTGCGGGTGGGCAAATTGGGCAACAGTTCAGTGCAGTACGAATTGGCGGTGTTCAAGGCCGGCGAAGATGAGGCCTGTGCGGCGGGGCGGTTTGTGCATGTGTTTGTGGATCGGGCGACTAACCAGCCGGTGACGATTCCACAGGTACTGCGCGAAGCACTGCAACACCTGGCGGTCTGA
- a CDS encoding thioesterase domain-containing protein, with protein sequence MSRDSRYLESILHHDIPLTREMGLKVLDWQDRQLRLHLPLQANINHKSTMFGGSLYCGAVLAGWGWLHLQLREEGIEDGHIVIQEGQISYPLPVTQDATAICQAPEDKVWKRFLATYRRHGRARLALQAWIVNEGSDARAVAFTGQYVLHR encoded by the coding sequence ATGAGCCGCGATAGCCGTTACCTGGAATCCATTCTGCACCATGACATCCCCCTGACCCGGGAGATGGGCCTCAAGGTGCTCGACTGGCAGGACCGGCAACTGCGCCTGCACTTACCGTTGCAAGCCAATATCAACCACAAGAGCACCATGTTCGGCGGCAGCCTGTATTGCGGCGCGGTCTTGGCGGGCTGGGGCTGGCTGCACCTGCAATTGCGCGAGGAAGGGATTGAAGACGGGCATATCGTGATTCAGGAAGGGCAGATCAGCTACCCATTGCCTGTCACCCAGGACGCCACGGCGATTTGCCAGGCCCCGGAGGACAAGGTGTGGAAGCGCTTTTTGGCGACCTACCGGCGCCATGGCCGGGCGCGGCTGGCGTTGCAGGCGTGGATCGTGAATGAGGGCAGTGACGCGCGGGCGGTGGCGTTTACCGGGCAGTACGTGTTGCACCGCTAG
- a CDS encoding sigma-54-dependent transcriptional regulator, whose amino-acid sequence MTIDNQIQVVLIDDDPHLRQALCQTLDLAGLKVLPLGEATGLTARLTRDWPGVVVSDIRMPGMDGLELLTELHGQDPELPVLLITGHGDVPLAVQAMRAGAYDFLEKPFASDALLDSVRRALSLRRLVLDNRSLRLALSDRQQLSTRLVGQSAPMLRLREQIGALAATRADVLILGETGAGKEVVARALHDLSNRRTGPFVAINAGALAESVVESELFGHEPGAFTGAQKRRIGKFEFANGGTLFLDEIESMSLDVQVKLLRLLQERVVERLGGNQQIPLDIRIIAATKEDLRQSADQGRFRADLYYRLNVAPLRIPPLRERGEDALMLFQHFADEASSRHGLPLHELQPGQRAMLLRHNWPGNVRELQNVAERFALGLELALDNAPDGPAPGVPMSTGGLSEQVEHFEKALIAAELGRPHSSVRSLAEALGVPRKTLHDKLRKHGLNFADSGNAHADDD is encoded by the coding sequence ATGACTATCGATAACCAGATTCAGGTGGTGTTGATCGACGATGATCCACACCTGCGTCAGGCCCTGTGCCAGACCCTGGACCTGGCCGGGCTGAAAGTCCTGCCCCTTGGCGAGGCCACCGGCCTCACGGCGCGCCTGACGCGGGATTGGCCAGGGGTGGTGGTCAGCGATATCCGCATGCCCGGCATGGACGGCCTGGAGCTGCTCACCGAGCTCCACGGCCAGGACCCGGAGTTGCCAGTACTGCTGATCACCGGCCACGGCGATGTGCCACTGGCGGTGCAAGCAATGCGCGCCGGCGCCTATGACTTCCTCGAAAAACCCTTCGCCAGCGACGCCCTGCTCGACAGCGTGCGCCGCGCCCTGTCGCTGCGCCGGCTGGTGCTGGACAACCGCAGCCTGCGCCTGGCCCTGAGTGACCGCCAGCAATTGAGCACGCGCCTGGTAGGCCAGTCGGCGCCGATGCTACGCCTGCGCGAGCAGATTGGCGCGCTGGCGGCGACCCGCGCCGACGTGCTGATCCTCGGCGAAACCGGCGCCGGCAAGGAAGTGGTGGCGCGCGCCCTGCACGACCTGTCGAACCGCCGCACCGGGCCCTTCGTCGCTATCAACGCAGGCGCCCTGGCCGAGTCCGTGGTCGAAAGCGAGCTGTTCGGCCATGAGCCGGGGGCGTTTACCGGTGCGCAGAAACGGCGCATCGGCAAGTTCGAATTTGCCAACGGCGGCACGTTGTTCCTCGATGAAATCGAGAGCATGAGCCTGGATGTGCAGGTCAAGTTGTTGCGTCTGCTACAGGAGCGGGTGGTTGAGCGCCTGGGGGGCAATCAGCAGATCCCGCTGGATATCCGCATCATCGCCGCGACCAAGGAAGACCTGCGCCAATCCGCCGACCAGGGGCGCTTTCGCGCAGACTTGTACTACCGCCTGAACGTCGCGCCGCTGCGCATTCCGCCGCTGCGCGAGCGGGGCGAAGATGCCCTGATGCTGTTCCAGCACTTCGCCGACGAGGCCAGCAGCCGCCACGGCCTGCCGCTGCATGAGCTGCAGCCGGGCCAACGGGCAATGCTGTTGCGCCATAACTGGCCGGGCAACGTGCGCGAACTGCAAAACGTCGCCGAGCGCTTCGCCCTCGGCCTGGAACTGGCCCTGGACAACGCACCGGACGGCCCGGCGCCGGGTGTACCGATGTCGACGGGGGGCTTGAGCGAGCAAGTCGAGCACTTTGAAAAAGCCCTGATCGCGGCCGAACTCGGCCGCCCCCACAGCTCTGTGCGCAGCCTGGCCGAAGCCCTGGGCGTGCCGCGCAAAACCCTGCATGACAAGTTACGCAAGCACGGCCTGAACTTTGCCGACAGCGGCAACGCCCACGCTGACGACGATTGA
- the cysQ gene encoding 3'(2'),5'-bisphosphate nucleotidase CysQ, whose amino-acid sequence MSELFLGHPYIAPVIELARQAGEVILPYWRANVAVTAKADDSPVTAADLAAHHLILAGLTALDPSIPVLSEEDADIDQSVRAGWQRWWLVDPLDGTKEFISGSEEFTVNIALIEQGQVVFGVVSMPTSGRCYFGGAGLGAWRSDVNAAPRPIQVRQKPAAGEAFTVVASRRHTSPEQERLLDGLSEGLGELKLANIGSSLKFCLLAEGSADCYPRLAPTSQWDTAAAQGVLEGAGGEVLELNGQPFSYPARESLLNPFFLALPAKAAWRERLLTLARS is encoded by the coding sequence ATGAGCGAATTGTTCCTCGGCCACCCGTACATTGCCCCGGTGATTGAACTGGCCCGCCAGGCCGGCGAGGTCATCCTGCCGTACTGGCGCGCCAATGTAGCCGTGACGGCCAAGGCGGATGATTCGCCGGTGACCGCCGCCGACCTGGCCGCCCATCACCTGATTCTCGCCGGCCTCACTGCGCTGGACCCAAGCATCCCGGTGCTGTCGGAAGAAGATGCCGATATCGACCAGAGCGTGCGTGCCGGTTGGCAACGCTGGTGGCTGGTGGACCCGCTGGATGGCACCAAGGAATTTATCAGCGGCAGCGAAGAATTTACCGTCAACATCGCCTTGATCGAACAGGGGCAGGTGGTGTTTGGTGTGGTGTCGATGCCCACCAGTGGCCGCTGCTACTTCGGCGGCGCCGGGCTTGGGGCGTGGCGATCCGACGTGAATGCCGCACCCCGGCCGATCCAGGTGCGCCAGAAGCCGGCCGCAGGCGAGGCGTTCACCGTGGTTGCCAGCCGTCGCCACACCAGCCCCGAACAGGAGCGCTTGCTCGATGGGTTGAGTGAAGGGCTGGGGGAGTTGAAGCTGGCCAATATCGGCAGCTCCTTGAAATTCTGCCTGTTGGCCGAAGGCAGCGCCGATTGCTATCCGCGCCTGGCGCCGACGTCGCAGTGGGACACCGCCGCCGCCCAGGGCGTGCTGGAAGGTGCTGGCGGCGAAGTGCTGGAGTTGAATGGCCAGCCGTTCAGCTACCCGGCGCGCGAGTCGCTGTTGAACCCGTTCTTCCTGGCCTTGCCGGCCAAGGCCGCCTGGCGCGAGCGTTTGCTGACTCTGGCCCGTTCTTGA
- the nudE gene encoding ADP compounds hydrolase NudE translates to MRQKPTVLAREIVASSRLFRVEEVQLRFSNGVERTYERLVGRGAGYGAVMIVAMIDADHALLVEEYCGGTDEYELSLPKGLIEPGEDVLAAADRELKEEAGYGARQLEHLTELSLSPGYMSQKIQVVLATELYEERLEGDEPEPMRVDRVNLRELAQLAQNPQFSEGRALAALYLVRDLLTQRGAFQP, encoded by the coding sequence ATGCGCCAGAAACCCACCGTCCTCGCCCGCGAAATTGTCGCCAGTAGCCGTTTGTTCCGCGTGGAGGAAGTGCAACTGCGCTTTTCCAATGGCGTTGAACGGACCTACGAGCGCCTGGTGGGCCGGGGTGCAGGGTATGGCGCGGTGATGATCGTGGCGATGATCGACGCTGACCACGCGCTGCTGGTGGAAGAATACTGCGGTGGCACGGATGAGTATGAACTGTCATTGCCCAAGGGCCTGATCGAGCCGGGCGAAGACGTGCTGGCAGCGGCAGACCGCGAGCTCAAGGAAGAGGCGGGCTATGGCGCCCGGCAGTTGGAGCACCTGACCGAACTGTCCCTGTCCCCTGGCTACATGAGCCAGAAAATCCAGGTGGTGCTGGCCACCGAGCTGTACGAAGAGCGCCTGGAAGGCGACGAGCCCGAGCCGATGCGCGTGGACCGGGTCAACCTGCGCGAGCTGGCACAACTGGCGCAGAACCCGCAGTTCAGCGAAGGCCGGGCCCTGGCCGCGTTGTACCTGGTGCGGGACTTGTTGACCCAGCGTGGAGCCTTCCAGCCATGA
- a CDS encoding glycine zipper domain-containing protein yields the protein MKFSSILLLSLGLVSGAAMAGGTTEAGVGGALGGVLGSVVGQQIGGNTGSAIGAALGGAGGSAVGADKRSRGEAAIGGALGAAGGNVVGRSVGGSTGSLIGAAAGGGAGGALGNYMGNKSDDDDRRYRGRDNRRYDRDDHRGRGHAYGHRKNKHHYRHR from the coding sequence ATGAAGTTCTCCTCGATTCTCTTGTTGTCCCTTGGCTTGGTCAGTGGCGCAGCCATGGCCGGTGGCACCACCGAAGCCGGTGTAGGCGGCGCATTGGGCGGGGTTTTAGGTTCGGTCGTCGGCCAGCAGATCGGCGGCAATACCGGTTCGGCCATTGGTGCGGCCCTGGGCGGCGCCGGCGGTAGCGCAGTGGGCGCAGACAAACGCAGCCGTGGCGAAGCAGCCATTGGCGGCGCACTGGGCGCAGCAGGCGGCAACGTGGTCGGGCGCAGTGTCGGCGGTAGCACCGGCAGCCTGATCGGCGCGGCAGCCGGCGGTGGCGCGGGCGGCGCGCTGGGTAACTATATGGGCAATAAGAGCGATGACGACGACCGTCGCTATCGCGGGCGTGATAACCGCCGCTATGACCGTGATGATCATCGTGGCCGTGGGCATGCTTATGGCCATCGCAAGAACAAGCATCACTACCGTCACCGGTAA
- a CDS encoding LysR family transcriptional regulator — MDIKQLKFLIALDETRHFGQAAARCHITQPTLSMRLRSLEEELELPLVNRGQRFEGFTAPGERVLAWARTVLAAYDGLQAEAAACRGNLVGTLRLGVVPLSSFDPLALMQQLHRQHPSLRFELSALSSEQILEQLASNRLDLGVSYLERLDSERFDSLALDETRMGLLYDQRFFSFGEKPLSWEALIELPLGMLTSGMHFRQSIDHNFHSRGLTPHPLLQTDAVHQLLQAVHGGLCCAVMPLDGGLDALTEHLRLQPIENAQTLAKLGLIMRRSAPRSALAEACFALYQ; from the coding sequence ATGGACATCAAACAACTGAAATTCCTCATCGCCCTCGACGAAACCCGTCACTTCGGCCAGGCGGCCGCGCGCTGCCACATCACCCAGCCAACCCTGTCGATGCGCCTGCGCAGCCTGGAAGAAGAGCTGGAGCTGCCGCTGGTCAATCGCGGCCAGCGTTTCGAGGGTTTTACCGCCCCTGGCGAGCGGGTGCTGGCGTGGGCGCGTACGGTGCTGGCCGCCTATGACGGCCTGCAGGCCGAAGCGGCCGCCTGCCGGGGCAACCTGGTGGGGACATTGCGCCTGGGCGTGGTGCCGCTGTCGAGCTTTGATCCGCTGGCCTTGATGCAACAGTTGCACAGGCAGCACCCCAGCCTGCGCTTTGAGCTGTCGGCGTTGAGCTCCGAGCAGATCCTCGAACAACTGGCGAGCAATCGCCTGGACCTGGGGGTGTCCTACCTTGAACGCCTCGACAGCGAGCGCTTTGACTCCCTGGCCCTGGACGAAACCCGCATGGGCCTGTTGTACGACCAACGCTTTTTCAGCTTTGGCGAAAAGCCCCTGAGCTGGGAGGCGCTGATCGAGCTGCCCCTGGGCATGCTCACCAGCGGCATGCATTTTCGCCAGTCCATCGACCATAACTTCCACAGCCGCGGCCTGACGCCACACCCCTTGCTGCAAACCGATGCCGTCCATCAGTTGCTGCAGGCCGTGCATGGCGGCCTGTGTTGTGCGGTGATGCCCCTGGACGGCGGCCTCGACGCCCTGACCGAACACCTGCGCCTGCAACCTATCGAAAACGCGCAAACCCTGGCCAAGCTGGGGCTGATCATGCGGCGCAGCGCGCCACGTTCGGCGTTGGCCGAGGCGTGTTTCGCGCTTTATCAGTAA
- a CDS encoding FdhF/YdeP family oxidoreductase has translation MSNHHQADQTPTPRYKPYKGPAGGWGALISVAQAWLTSDNALKNLRMMLKTNQNGGFDCPGCAWGDSPESGMVKFCENGAKAVNWEATKRRVDAAFFAKHSVSSLLEQSDYWLEYQGRLTEPMSYDAETDRYKPISWESAFDLIGKHLQALPSPDMAEFYTSGRASNEAAYLYQLFVRAYGTNNFPDCSNMCHEASGVALAQSVGVGKGTVTFDDFEHADAIFVWGQNPGTNHPRMLEPLREAVKRGAQVVCINPLKERGLERFQHPQHPLEMLTNGDKPTNTAYFRPALGGDMAILRGMAKFLLLWERQAQAEGKEAVFDHDFLNEHTVNVLDYLAKIDDTSWDEIVEQSGLSLVEIEQAARMYAKGKNVIMCWAMGITQHRHSVPTIQEIANLMLLRGNIGRPGAGLCPVRGHSNVQGDRTMGINERPPVAFLDALERRFQFKVPRDNGHNVVEAIHAMLEGRAKVFIGLGGNFAQATPDSPRTFQALSNCDLTVQISTKLNRSHLAHGKQALILPCLGRTDIDIQADGPQAVTVEDSFSMVHASNGQLQPLSKLMKSEPAIVAGIAAATLGSKPVDWNWLVADYRRIRDLIADTIPGFKDFNERVQHPGGFYLGNSAGARRWNTPSGRANFRANILPKDLVHERTRATGQLPDLIMQSMRSHDQYNTTIYGLDDRYRGVKGQRDVLFVNEADIIRLGFKPGQKADIVSIWDDGRERRVKGFTLLAFDIPAGQAAAYYPEVNPLVPLESTGDGSHTPTSKFVAIRLEAASDNGLIMARTA, from the coding sequence ATGAGCAATCATCACCAAGCCGACCAAACCCCGACCCCGCGCTACAAGCCCTACAAAGGCCCGGCGGGCGGCTGGGGCGCGCTGATCAGCGTGGCACAGGCGTGGCTGACCAGCGATAACGCGCTGAAAAACCTGCGCATGATGCTCAAGACCAACCAGAACGGCGGCTTCGACTGCCCGGGTTGCGCCTGGGGTGACTCGCCGGAAAGCGGCATGGTCAAGTTCTGCGAGAACGGCGCCAAGGCGGTCAACTGGGAAGCCACCAAGCGCCGGGTGGATGCGGCGTTCTTCGCCAAGCACAGCGTCAGCTCCCTGCTGGAGCAAAGCGATTACTGGCTCGAATACCAGGGCCGCCTGACCGAGCCGATGAGCTATGACGCCGAGACCGACCGCTACAAGCCAATCAGCTGGGAGTCGGCCTTCGACCTGATCGGCAAGCACCTGCAAGCCCTGCCAAGCCCGGACATGGCCGAGTTCTACACCTCGGGCCGCGCCAGCAATGAAGCGGCATACTTGTATCAGCTGTTCGTGCGCGCCTATGGCACCAACAACTTCCCGGACTGCTCGAACATGTGCCACGAAGCCAGCGGCGTAGCCTTGGCGCAAAGTGTGGGGGTCGGCAAAGGCACCGTGACGTTTGACGACTTCGAACACGCCGACGCGATTTTCGTCTGGGGCCAGAACCCCGGCACCAACCACCCACGCATGCTTGAACCGCTGCGCGAAGCAGTGAAACGCGGTGCCCAGGTGGTGTGTATCAACCCGCTCAAAGAGCGTGGCCTGGAACGCTTCCAGCACCCGCAACATCCACTGGAAATGCTCACCAACGGTGATAAACCGACCAACACCGCATATTTCCGTCCGGCGCTGGGGGGCGACATGGCCATCCTGCGCGGCATGGCCAAGTTCCTGCTGCTGTGGGAGCGCCAGGCCCAGGCCGAAGGCAAAGAGGCAGTGTTCGACCACGACTTCCTCAATGAACACACGGTCAATGTGCTGGATTACCTGGCCAAGATCGACGACACCTCCTGGGATGAAATCGTCGAACAGTCCGGCCTGAGCCTGGTGGAGATCGAGCAAGCGGCGCGCATGTACGCCAAAGGCAAGAACGTGATCATGTGCTGGGCGATGGGCATCACCCAGCATCGGCATTCGGTGCCGACCATCCAGGAAATCGCCAACCTGATGCTGCTGCGCGGCAACATCGGCCGCCCAGGTGCCGGCCTGTGCCCGGTGCGTGGCCATAGCAACGTGCAGGGCGATCGCACCATGGGCATCAACGAACGGCCGCCCGTGGCCTTCCTGGATGCCCTGGAGCGTCGCTTCCAGTTCAAGGTACCCCGTGACAACGGGCATAACGTGGTCGAAGCCATTCACGCCATGCTTGAGGGCCGCGCCAAGGTGTTTATCGGCCTGGGCGGCAACTTCGCCCAAGCCACGCCTGACAGCCCCCGCACCTTCCAGGCCTTGAGCAACTGCGACCTGACCGTGCAGATCAGCACCAAGCTCAATCGCAGCCACTTGGCCCACGGTAAACAGGCTTTGATCCTGCCGTGCCTGGGTCGTACCGACATTGATATCCAGGCCGATGGCCCGCAAGCGGTGACGGTGGAAGACTCGTTCAGCATGGTGCACGCCTCCAACGGCCAATTGCAGCCGCTGTCGAAGCTGATGAAGTCGGAACCGGCCATTGTCGCCGGCATCGCCGCCGCCACCCTGGGCAGCAAACCGGTGGACTGGAACTGGCTGGTGGCCGACTACCGCCGCATCCGCGACTTGATCGCCGACACCATTCCCGGCTTCAAGGACTTCAATGAGCGCGTGCAGCACCCAGGCGGTTTCTACCTGGGCAACAGCGCCGGCGCCCGCCGCTGGAACACGCCGTCAGGTCGCGCCAACTTCCGCGCCAACATCCTGCCCAAGGACCTGGTGCATGAACGCACCCGCGCCACTGGCCAGTTACCCGACCTGATCATGCAATCCATGCGCTCCCATGATCAGTACAACACCACTATCTACGGCCTGGATGACCGCTATCGTGGGGTCAAGGGCCAGCGCGACGTGTTGTTTGTCAACGAAGCCGACATCATCCGCCTGGGCTTCAAGCCGGGGCAGAAGGCCGATATCGTGTCGATCTGGGATGATGGCCGTGAACGCCGGGTCAAGGGTTTTACCTTGCTGGCGTTCGATATTCCGGCGGGACAGGCGGCGGCCTATTACCCGGAGGTCAACCCGCTGGTGCCGTTGGAAAGCACTGGGGATGGTAGCCATACGCCTACTTCCAAGTTCGTGGCGATTCGCCTGGAAGCGGCCAGCGACAATGGTCTGATCATGGCCCGGACCGCCTGA